One Nitrospirae bacterium YQR-1 genomic window carries:
- a CDS encoding tetratricopeptide repeat protein has protein sequence MMTTEDIDIQSFQKLIRHRCGLSFNGTRLTALRENINSQVKNLGLLSLEDYYSLITQSQAEFERLLNLITINETYFMRESAHYKALTSRILPELMAVKPAGIKIRLFSAGCSTGEELYSMIIAVLECFGTKASEAFYFAGADIDRAAIEKARRAVYNKISFRNFPEPLKRKYFTHIDEDHFKVNEQITRLAHFETYNLLDTPLTKELTSMDVIFYRNVSIYFDKEIQKRVFDNLAMSLNEGGYIFVSSVETFGHNLGTLSLIEMDGLFVFKKLSGTFDGNMLHSVSLMLRPVKQESLLRKKQIPSKNTGTNKRKPSAEIAETVQHSPDTLLEEAGDLIKEKKYKEAIKTLELLIKEQPNFNRASVLKGVALFNLRRMDEARDVFQKTLDTERWSVECYLFLGMIAQHEGHTEEARRRFKEAVYANPSAWIAHYYLAQLYHHEGQLQPAQREYRAVTRILTDELHHGQTAKNLGTELFTISFRTDDILHLCRHNLEKINRSLK, from the coding sequence ATGATGACAACGGAAGACATTGATATACAGAGTTTTCAGAAACTCATACGCCATAGATGTGGTCTAAGCTTTAACGGTACTAGGCTTACGGCTCTGAGAGAAAACATAAATTCTCAGGTAAAAAATCTGGGACTGTTATCGCTTGAGGACTACTACAGCCTTATAACACAGAGTCAGGCTGAATTTGAGCGGCTTTTGAATCTTATTACCATAAATGAAACCTATTTTATGCGGGAATCTGCACACTACAAGGCGCTGACATCAAGGATTCTACCGGAACTCATGGCCGTCAAACCTGCGGGTATAAAGATAAGACTTTTTAGTGCCGGTTGCTCAACCGGTGAGGAGCTGTACTCTATGATAATTGCCGTCTTAGAGTGCTTTGGAACAAAAGCATCGGAGGCCTTTTATTTTGCCGGTGCAGATATAGACAGAGCTGCAATTGAGAAAGCCCGTAGAGCTGTTTATAATAAGATTTCATTCAGGAATTTTCCTGAACCGTTAAAAAGAAAGTACTTCACACATATAGATGAAGATCATTTCAAAGTAAACGAACAGATAACAAGACTCGCACATTTTGAAACCTATAACCTCCTTGATACACCCCTTACAAAGGAGCTTACATCTATGGATGTGATTTTTTATAGAAACGTTTCAATATACTTTGACAAGGAGATCCAAAAAAGGGTTTTTGATAATCTTGCAATGTCGCTTAATGAGGGCGGCTATATTTTTGTCAGCTCCGTTGAGACCTTCGGCCATAATCTTGGCACATTAAGCTTAATCGAAATGGACGGACTTTTTGTGTTTAAAAAGTTATCCGGTACTTTTGACGGCAACATGCTTCATAGTGTTTCACTGATGCTGCGGCCGGTAAAACAGGAATCTTTGCTGAGAAAAAAACAGATTCCCTCTAAAAACACAGGGACAAACAAAAGAAAACCTTCCGCTGAAATTGCTGAAACAGTTCAACACTCCCCTGATACGCTTTTGGAGGAGGCGGGTGATTTAATAAAAGAAAAGAAGTATAAAGAGGCCATAAAAACCCTTGAACTGTTAATAAAAGAGCAGCCGAATTTTAACAGGGCCTCTGTGTTAAAAGGTGTAGCACTTTTTAACCTCAGGCGTATGGATGAGGCCCGGGATGTTTTTCAAAAAACGCTGGATACAGAGAGGTGGTCTGTGGAGTGTTATCTTTTCCTGGGTATGATAGCCCAACATGAAGGACACACTGAAGAGGCACGCCGGCGCTTTAAAGAGGCCGTGTATGCTAACCCCTCAGCATGGATTGCCCACTACTACCTTGCACAACTTTACCATCATGAGGGGCAGCTTCAACCGGCGCAAAGAGAATATCGGGCAGTTACAAGAATCCTAACGGATGAGTTACACCATGGACAAACCGCCAAAAACTTAGGCACAGAGTTATTTACTATTTCCTTTAGAACTGATGATATCTTGCACCTTTGCAGACATAATTTGGAAAAGATTAACAGGTCACTGAAATAA
- a CDS encoding response regulator, which produces MRILIAEDDFVSRSMLHRFLEDYGDVDVAVNGAEAVKFFVLAMDENNPYDVIFLDVIMPEMDGLEALGKIRIKEKSMGIASDKEVKIIMITSLDFLAGILDAYRKRVVRCNDYITKPVDLQELSEILGKYGFSKE; this is translated from the coding sequence TTGCGAATATTGATAGCAGAAGATGATTTTGTAAGCCGCTCAATGTTACACCGTTTTTTAGAGGATTACGGTGATGTTGACGTTGCTGTTAATGGAGCGGAAGCAGTTAAATTTTTCGTGCTTGCCATGGATGAGAATAACCCCTACGATGTCATCTTCCTTGATGTTATAATGCCTGAAATGGATGGTTTGGAAGCGTTAGGAAAGATTCGGATTAAGGAAAAATCTATGGGAATTGCATCAGACAAAGAAGTCAAAATTATTATGATTACATCATTGGATTTTCTTGCAGGAATACTCGATGCCTACCGCAAGCGTGTTGTAAGGTGCAACGATTATATAACAAAACCTGTTGATCTTCAAGAACTCTCTGAAATACTGGGAAAATACGGATTTTCTAAAGAATAG
- a CDS encoding hybrid sensor histidine kinase/response regulator has protein sequence MAFDKTKFIKIFVDEAKEHLAKASEGIAILEKDPTDVENLNAIFRIAHTIKGSARMVKLVPIADVAHKLEDVLEALRSNRIEVTRQVISALYAGVDVMSELVESAGLGADISGAGTCVCRVLEQLTGMTEEPGDLQEKPEIKQQGPTPQLPVKPIAEIKTIETLRINADKLDTLIKLMGEIVTQQIRLKERVSEVKEVVRLSKKHIIKLDAMAENFPEHKGLFHNASQIYSRLKNLAAGLINDGNVQELLNESLQEVALTMRMVPLSTVFDSFGKTIRDMSRALGKDVNFKVEGGQTELDKKLVEKIADPLIHMIRNSLDHGIEESPVRKAAGKPEVGTIALRAYYDSGNVVIEVADDGAGIAIEKLKNKALQRRLFDKSTLNAMSETQVFDLIFYPGLSTAAIITDVSGRGVGMDVVKKNIVDELKGTISVESKPGQGTRFIIRVPMTLAIMGLILVETSGMVFALPKSSVAEIVKVPEAELVNVVHSKALRLREQLIPVERLSGILHLPDSDNNGKKTETLILIVSIADEKFGLVIDSIVDEENMVIKPLPGHMRNLSLVSGVTVSGKNEIISLLNVSGIIKAAREAAGRTKAVKLVHKDKTTIKILVVDDSINTREIEKSILESYGYEVDMAEDGIEALEKTAQNKYDVVITDVEMPHLDGFALTQRLRQDDRYVHTPVIIVTSREKEEDKRRGIAAGADAYIIKGTFEQTNLLNTIRSLVG, from the coding sequence ATGGCATTTGATAAAACTAAATTTATAAAAATATTTGTAGATGAGGCAAAGGAGCACTTAGCAAAGGCAAGCGAGGGTATTGCAATTTTAGAAAAAGACCCAACAGATGTTGAAAACCTCAATGCCATCTTTCGCATTGCACACACAATAAAGGGCTCAGCACGTATGGTTAAACTTGTACCGATAGCTGATGTAGCCCATAAGCTGGAGGACGTTCTTGAGGCCCTGAGAAGCAATAGGATAGAGGTAACAAGGCAGGTAATATCAGCTCTTTATGCGGGAGTGGATGTGATGTCGGAGCTTGTGGAAAGCGCCGGTCTTGGGGCTGATATAAGCGGCGCAGGCACCTGTGTCTGCCGTGTGCTTGAACAACTGACGGGTATGACTGAGGAGCCGGGAGACTTACAAGAAAAGCCTGAAATAAAGCAGCAGGGGCCGACACCTCAGTTGCCTGTAAAACCCATTGCTGAGATTAAAACCATAGAGACTCTGCGTATAAATGCCGATAAACTCGATACGCTTATAAAACTTATGGGGGAAATTGTAACCCAGCAGATACGGCTAAAGGAAAGAGTATCCGAGGTAAAAGAAGTGGTGCGTTTAAGTAAAAAGCATATCATCAAGCTGGATGCCATGGCCGAGAATTTTCCTGAGCATAAAGGTTTATTCCACAACGCTTCACAAATATACTCCAGACTTAAAAATCTTGCAGCCGGCCTCATTAACGACGGAAACGTACAGGAGCTTCTCAACGAAAGCCTTCAGGAGGTCGCACTCACAATGCGCATGGTGCCGCTTTCCACTGTGTTTGACTCCTTTGGTAAAACCATCAGGGATATGTCCAGAGCTCTCGGAAAAGATGTAAACTTCAAGGTTGAGGGTGGGCAGACCGAGCTGGATAAAAAATTAGTGGAAAAAATAGCCGACCCCCTTATTCATATGATAAGAAACTCCCTGGACCACGGTATCGAGGAGAGCCCTGTACGTAAAGCCGCCGGCAAACCGGAGGTTGGCACGATAGCCCTGAGGGCTTACTATGATTCAGGCAATGTGGTGATAGAGGTAGCGGATGACGGGGCAGGGATAGCGATAGAAAAGCTTAAAAACAAGGCGTTGCAGCGCCGTCTTTTTGATAAAAGCACGCTTAATGCCATGAGTGAAACGCAGGTGTTTGATTTAATTTTCTACCCGGGGCTAAGTACTGCAGCTATAATAACGGACGTCTCCGGCAGAGGGGTGGGCATGGACGTGGTTAAGAAAAACATCGTGGATGAGTTAAAAGGTACAATCTCAGTGGAGAGCAAACCAGGACAGGGAACGAGGTTTATAATAAGAGTTCCTATGACGCTTGCTATAATGGGTTTGATATTGGTGGAGACCTCCGGCATGGTGTTTGCATTGCCTAAGTCCTCTGTGGCGGAGATAGTGAAGGTGCCGGAGGCGGAGCTTGTTAATGTGGTGCACAGTAAAGCCCTGAGGCTCAGGGAGCAATTAATACCGGTTGAACGTCTTAGCGGAATTCTACATCTGCCTGATAGTGATAACAATGGTAAAAAAACAGAGACCCTCATACTGATTGTTTCAATTGCTGATGAGAAGTTCGGCCTTGTCATTGATTCTATAGTGGATGAGGAAAACATGGTGATTAAACCACTTCCGGGGCATATGAGAAATCTGTCTCTGGTTTCAGGGGTGACAGTCTCCGGTAAAAACGAAATAATCAGCCTGTTAAATGTCTCCGGCATTATAAAAGCAGCCCGTGAAGCGGCAGGACGCACTAAAGCCGTCAAATTAGTCCACAAAGATAAAACCACGATTAAAATACTCGTTGTTGATGATTCCATAAACACAAGAGAGATAGAGAAGAGTATTCTTGAGTCTTACGGTTATGAGGTGGATATGGCGGAAGACGGCATTGAGGCTCTTGAAAAAACGGCGCAAAACAAATATGATGTTGTAATTACTGATGTGGAGATGCCACATCTTGATGGTTTTGCCTTAACTCAGAGGCTCAGACAAGATGACAGATACGTGCACACTCCTGTAATAATTGTAACGTCAAGGGAAAAGGAAGAGGACAAACGCCGTGGGATTGCAGCCGGAGCCGATGCTTATATCATCAAGGGTACATTTGAGCAGACAAATCTGCTAAATACAATCAGAAGTCTTGTTGGGTAA
- a CDS encoding chemotaxis protein CheW — protein sequence MEESETTSKSEALLSEAKKLRERKQVVDVDEKTVKLVIFTLEGELFAFYGDFVKEILPPVKIFFVPGCPDFIAGVINIRGDIESVLDIRGFLGLTPRSYGVDVMLEKANRIAIGDCDGFRSGIIVDSVIDVLDVAEHSIKPSSAAISSTIKDFAIGETLCGNKNVIVLDFKKIHGNL from the coding sequence ATGGAAGAATCAGAAACGACATCAAAAAGTGAGGCACTTCTTAGCGAGGCAAAAAAGCTAAGAGAGCGTAAGCAGGTAGTTGATGTTGATGAGAAAACGGTAAAGCTCGTCATTTTTACACTTGAGGGTGAGCTGTTTGCATTTTATGGTGACTTCGTAAAGGAGATACTCCCGCCTGTAAAAATCTTCTTTGTTCCGGGCTGCCCGGACTTTATCGCAGGGGTGATAAACATACGAGGTGATATCGAATCGGTTTTGGACATCAGAGGGTTCCTTGGGCTTACTCCCAGAAGTTACGGCGTTGATGTAATGCTTGAGAAAGCAAATCGCATTGCCATAGGTGACTGTGACGGGTTTAGAAGTGGAATTATCGTTGATTCCGTTATTGATGTGTTGGATGTTGCCGAGCACTCGATAAAACCCTCATCAGCGGCAATCTCCAGCACAATAAAGGACTTTGCCATTGGAGAAACCCTCTGTGGTAATAAAAACGTAATCGTCTTAGATTTTAAAAAAATTCACGGTAACCTCTGA
- the cheB gene encoding chemotaxis-specific protein-glutamate methyltransferase CheB, with protein sequence MLSGNKIKVLIVDDSSFVRSCIRDILSDDLEIEVIAEASNGKQAAEMAGALSPDIITIDVEMPVLDGVQAISQIMAENPVPILVLTSQTSAETAFRCISRGALEVITKSDITSAPGSLIKKIKTLSRVKVISHIRGINKTPAQPVATKNNTLNKIIAVASSTGGPKALSVILSGLPHNFNCPVVIAQHMSEGFIGGLISWLDSIVQMDIKIAENNEVLKPEYVYFCPSEYNMEITDFGVVKLVKRKPDEIYHPSCDKLLISAAHVYGPGVMGVILTGMGDDGVAGIKTIKERGGITVAQDSETSVVYGMNGEAVKLGVVDKVLPVTEICKEMMRFSR encoded by the coding sequence TTGCTCTCAGGTAATAAAATCAAAGTTCTTATCGTTGACGACAGCTCCTTTGTAAGGAGTTGCATCAGGGATATTCTTTCTGACGACCTGGAGATAGAAGTAATAGCAGAGGCGTCAAACGGCAAGCAGGCTGCTGAGATGGCAGGGGCACTGTCCCCCGACATTATAACAATTGATGTGGAGATGCCTGTCTTGGATGGTGTGCAAGCTATCAGTCAAATTATGGCTGAAAACCCTGTTCCTATACTGGTACTTACCTCACAGACATCTGCTGAGACCGCTTTCCGGTGCATATCAAGAGGTGCCCTTGAGGTAATTACCAAGTCTGATATTACATCAGCACCAGGCTCACTGATTAAGAAAATAAAGACCCTTTCAAGGGTTAAAGTCATAAGCCACATAAGGGGAATAAATAAAACTCCGGCGCAGCCTGTTGCCACCAAAAACAATACTCTTAATAAAATAATAGCTGTCGCCTCCTCTACCGGAGGCCCTAAGGCGCTCTCTGTAATTTTATCCGGGCTGCCGCACAATTTCAATTGCCCTGTCGTCATAGCCCAGCATATGTCTGAGGGCTTCATAGGCGGGCTTATTTCATGGCTTGACTCCATTGTCCAAATGGATATAAAAATTGCTGAAAATAATGAGGTTCTAAAGCCGGAGTATGTGTACTTCTGTCCATCTGAGTACAACATGGAAATAACAGATTTCGGTGTTGTCAAATTAGTTAAAAGAAAACCTGATGAGATATATCATCCATCGTGTGACAAACTGCTTATCTCAGCCGCTCATGTCTATGGGCCGGGTGTTATGGGAGTCATATTAACAGGGATGGGAGATGACGGAGTAGCGGGGATTAAAACTATAAAGGAAAGAGGAGGTATAACGGTAGCCCAGGATAGTGAGACTTCTGTGGTTTATGGAATGAACGGTGAGGCTGTTAAGTTGGGGGTTGTAGATAAGGTACTCCCTGTAACGGAAATATGCAAAGAGATGATGCGGTTCTCAAGATAA
- a CDS encoding methyl-accepting chemotaxis protein codes for MTIKKLLYLLTTLNVVVFIAIALQFFTHSADTRDRIDRLINKDQALLLLYNDMYANGLQTEQATRNMILNTADDKARSNYKKAMEIFSEAHKDAMALADGQMKKTLEEIKSLWEDNERLRQECISLAAQKNLSGATECIVGKETPKWREVRQRLLDLIATQRSKFSKVTEDTEVFMSKTRRNILLVMFLSFVVTSVFTYYVGRNINRPLQSIMKTLKGSESNLALRIPIDGSNEIYELAGILNTNIDNLNEIISTISTVVKNVSYSVNEIYEAVEKQAAITTEQTASISEITSTMEELSASSTQIAEHSQSVAEIAASTLSDSQVGSDIMGKTSKNIEEVSADNKRGLSEVLDLGKKSKDITRVMEIINNIADNTKLIAFNAALEASGAGEAGKRFGVVAVEIRRLADSVMDSTADIESKITEIQNSVSRLVIASEKSSRAIADGLSSSEETTKTLAEILEGAHATSDAAREISLSTMQQRTAVQQVVIALREIEEGAKQSAGAINHVHDIAKNLSALSGNLQDIVKKFILKA; via the coding sequence ATGACAATTAAAAAACTCTTATATCTTCTTACTACCTTAAATGTGGTAGTGTTTATAGCTATTGCCTTACAATTTTTTACTCATAGTGCGGATACGAGAGACAGGATTGACAGGTTAATAAATAAAGACCAGGCATTACTCCTGCTCTATAACGATATGTACGCTAACGGCCTTCAGACAGAGCAGGCAACAAGGAACATGATTTTAAACACTGCCGATGACAAGGCAAGGAGTAACTACAAAAAAGCTATGGAAATTTTCTCTGAAGCCCATAAAGATGCAATGGCTTTGGCAGACGGTCAGATGAAAAAAACCCTTGAAGAGATTAAATCTCTGTGGGAAGACAATGAGCGCCTCAGACAGGAGTGTATAAGTCTAGCGGCTCAGAAGAACCTCTCTGGTGCTACAGAGTGCATTGTAGGCAAGGAAACCCCAAAATGGCGTGAAGTCAGACAACGGCTTCTTGACTTAATCGCTACACAAAGAAGCAAGTTTTCAAAGGTGACAGAGGATACTGAGGTTTTCATGTCTAAAACGAGAAGAAATATTCTGTTGGTTATGTTTCTCTCCTTTGTTGTAACATCTGTTTTTACATATTATGTCGGAAGGAATATAAACCGCCCGTTACAAAGCATAATGAAGACCCTCAAAGGTTCTGAGAGCAACCTTGCACTGAGGATCCCAATTGACGGCAGCAACGAAATTTACGAACTGGCCGGAATTTTAAACACCAATATAGATAATCTGAACGAAATCATAAGCACTATTTCCACCGTGGTAAAAAATGTCTCATATTCAGTAAACGAGATATATGAAGCAGTGGAAAAGCAGGCCGCAATAACTACGGAGCAGACTGCCTCCATATCTGAGATAACCTCCACGATGGAGGAGCTCTCGGCATCGAGTACTCAGATAGCTGAGCACTCACAGTCAGTGGCTGAGATAGCGGCAAGCACACTTAGCGATTCACAAGTAGGGTCCGATATTATGGGTAAAACCTCAAAAAACATTGAGGAGGTAAGTGCTGATAACAAACGGGGATTAAGTGAGGTGCTGGACCTTGGGAAAAAATCTAAAGATATAACCAGAGTTATGGAAATAATAAATAATATTGCAGACAACACCAAGTTGATAGCCTTTAATGCCGCTTTGGAGGCCTCCGGCGCAGGTGAGGCCGGTAAACGCTTCGGCGTTGTAGCAGTGGAAATCCGCCGTCTTGCCGATAGTGTTATGGACTCCACGGCGGATATTGAATCAAAAATAACTGAAATCCAGAACTCTGTTAGCCGTTTGGTTATAGCGTCGGAGAAAAGCTCAAGAGCGATTGCAGACGGCCTCAGCTCCTCAGAGGAAACAACAAAGACACTTGCCGAAATTCTTGAGGGGGCTCATGCCACAAGCGACGCCGCAAGGGAAATTTCACTCTCCACTATGCAGCAACGTACCGCTGTGCAGCAGGTTGTTATAGCTCTGCGGGAGATAGAGGAAGGGGCTAAACAGTCTGCCGGCGCTATTAATCACGTTCATGATATTGCTAAAAATCTGTCTGCTTTGTCCGGTAATTTACAGGATATTGTTAAAAAATTTATCCTGAAGGCATAG
- a CDS encoding SAM-dependent methyltransferase, with product MNERKTEELVEGRLRKHGYYISHAEIVVEKQQSDSPTVQKLLRNASKRGHGTGKPEFIIRASQYSDFIIIIECKADPKKHISKTLDKYGEYAVDGVLQYASYLSKEFDVLAIAVSGESESQFIISHYFHLRGEQKAIIYEEATDIVSLEDYFNAFIHSEAKERQDYQSLLDYSRQLNNILQAKKVTEANRGFLISGILIALQNRAFQESYRKHNTSKQLARNLTDAITGQFEMPDIHEDRRVLLSQAFSFIKHSPALIDDKEFFIELIAGINENINSFLHTHKYYDTIGEFYIEFLRYANNDKGLGIVLTPRHIAELFANIADISPQSVVFDNCCGTAGLLIAAMKHMIEIAGPDKKIKNHIKKYQLYGIEYQPPIYALAVSNMILHGDGKTNIFQGDCFKDDAIKIMSQKKPTVGLLNPPYKNKSVKTDREELEYVLNNLNCLQQDGKCVAIVPITCATAPSGDIAEWKKKILKNHTLEAVMSMPIELFHNSKTTVVTCIMVFTAGRPHPKGKKTWFGYWRNDGFVKTKHRGRIDVNSSWNGIMNEWLNAFRNREIIKGMSVMEEVSYSDEWCAEAYLETDYNLLSIDMLKNSVKKLMLTKIMLNQDRN from the coding sequence ATGAATGAACGGAAAACAGAAGAATTAGTTGAAGGACGACTAAGAAAACACGGCTATTATATTTCACATGCTGAAATTGTCGTTGAAAAGCAGCAGAGTGATTCTCCAACAGTTCAAAAACTACTTCGGAATGCTTCAAAGCGAGGACATGGTACGGGCAAACCGGAGTTTATTATACGAGCATCACAGTATTCAGATTTTATTATTATTATAGAATGCAAAGCCGATCCAAAAAAACATATCAGTAAGACTTTAGATAAATATGGCGAATATGCTGTTGATGGTGTTTTGCAGTATGCATCGTATTTATCTAAAGAATTTGATGTCTTAGCTATTGCAGTAAGTGGAGAATCTGAATCTCAATTTATTATTTCTCATTATTTTCATCTAAGAGGAGAACAAAAAGCAATTATTTATGAAGAGGCTACTGATATCGTTTCTTTAGAGGATTATTTTAATGCGTTTATTCACAGTGAGGCAAAAGAAAGACAGGACTATCAATCTTTGCTTGATTATAGCAGACAACTAAACAATATTCTTCAAGCAAAGAAAGTAACAGAGGCTAACAGAGGTTTTTTAATTAGTGGAATTTTAATTGCTCTCCAAAATAGAGCGTTCCAGGAAAGCTATCGGAAGCACAATACATCCAAGCAATTAGCACGAAACTTAACGGATGCTATAACAGGACAATTTGAAATGCCAGATATACACGAGGATAGAAGGGTCTTGCTGTCTCAAGCATTTTCTTTTATTAAGCATTCTCCAGCGTTAATCGATGATAAAGAATTTTTTATCGAACTCATTGCCGGCATTAATGAAAATATCAACTCTTTTTTGCATACACATAAATATTATGACACTATTGGAGAGTTTTATATAGAATTCTTACGTTACGCAAATAATGATAAAGGATTAGGAATTGTCTTGACACCTCGTCATATTGCAGAACTGTTTGCTAATATTGCAGACATAAGCCCACAGAGTGTTGTTTTTGATAATTGTTGCGGAACTGCCGGCTTGCTTATCGCTGCTATGAAGCATATGATTGAAATTGCCGGTCCAGATAAAAAAATTAAAAATCATATTAAAAAATATCAGCTCTATGGCATAGAATATCAACCTCCAATATACGCCCTTGCTGTTTCAAATATGATATTACATGGAGATGGAAAAACTAATATATTTCAGGGAGATTGTTTTAAAGATGATGCTATAAAAATCATGAGTCAAAAGAAACCTACAGTAGGTTTGTTAAATCCTCCATACAAAAATAAATCAGTAAAAACCGACAGAGAAGAACTTGAATATGTTTTAAATAATTTAAACTGTTTACAGCAAGATGGAAAATGTGTTGCTATTGTCCCTATTACGTGTGCAACAGCTCCATCAGGTGACATAGCGGAATGGAAAAAGAAAATATTAAAAAATCATACTTTAGAGGCTGTTATGTCAATGCCGATAGAATTGTTTCACAATTCAAAAACAACAGTTGTTACTTGTATTATGGTGTTTACTGCCGGTCGTCCACATCCAAAGGGTAAGAAAACCTGGTTTGGTTATTGGCGAAACGATGGATTTGTTAAAACAAAACATCGTGGTAGAATAGATGTAAATAGTTCTTGGAATGGAATAATGAATGAATGGTTAAACGCTTTTCGCAATAGAGAAATTATTAAGGGCATGAGTGTAATGGAAGAGGTTAGTTATAGTGACGAATGGTGTGCTGAAGCTTATTTAGAAACAGATTATAATTTACTAAGCATAGATATGTTAAAGAATTCCGTTAAAAAACTTATGCTCACAAAAATAATGTTAAATCAGGATAGGAATTAA
- a CDS encoding restriction endonuclease subunit S, protein MKTELTELNILFRVQHGNKFDYNKMELCNLKDGGILFIGRSGENNGIVGFVEKDDNIEPYDAGLITVALGGSTLSSFVQPYPFYTAQNIDVLVPIVEMSLDIKLYYCICIMQNRFRYSTFGREANRTLKNILVPKLESVPQWVNGITKIAAEELRQNLLEWSI, encoded by the coding sequence ATGAAAACTGAATTAACAGAATTAAATATTTTATTTAGAGTTCAACATGGAAATAAATTTGATTATAATAAAATGGAATTATGTAATTTGAAAGATGGAGGTATATTATTTATTGGCCGTTCCGGTGAAAATAATGGAATTGTAGGTTTTGTGGAAAAAGATGACAATATAGAGCCATATGATGCTGGATTAATAACAGTAGCATTAGGAGGATCTACTCTATCATCTTTTGTACAACCATATCCTTTTTATACAGCACAAAATATTGATGTTTTAGTTCCCATTGTTGAAATGTCTCTCGATATAAAATTATATTATTGCATATGTATTATGCAAAATCGCTTTAGATATAGCACTTTTGGTAGAGAAGCTAATAGAACTCTTAAGAATATTTTAGTTCCAAAATTGGAATCTGTACCACAATGGGTCAATGGTATTACTAAAATCGCTGCAGAGGAATTAAGGCAAAATTTATTAGAATGGAGCATATAA